One Aspergillus oryzae RIB40 DNA, chromosome 2 genomic window carries:
- a CDS encoding uncharacterized protein (predicted protein) — MKVRTFKYESLPTPTSIRVVTLLHGESEITVFGVPLIPLSIQIVDLNDNPRFQALSYTWGSPFPPELERSKNYGPKNKFPVAINGQLSFLTRNLFEFLQRLKTEKLNVDRRTKPYNKTRLIEAAEAGSVNDVYFWMARGADLAAQDMFGETALHYAAENGYFEVVKILVEAGSDVQRRDSSRRTPLDCAKMRKRRKYAEVIEYLERPDIHQIVGSKPRPLSPMDSQQFWIDAICINQDDIAERNAQVAIMSMIYTKSSGVFVWLGVDDESTMRAAEATHLPSQEGMDMWYNDVLNNHVMEDPETRVAKQGSNEAALKYQAVVNLFRRTWFQRVWIIQEIALAKQIRIFCGRVEFEYHKLFNLFHNPNFTSHVTSRSLSQALELARWKGIGGSELSTLTDIRLRTSKQVFERRVMDEYVKKNGITLVSTWEHKLSLSLLASKVWSFRATDPRDKVFALIGISRLPDDPKKRIVADYSKSTSEVFIQFAKIFMQGAPDEPLQTWHTGECEVFECLEGLSFVQESPDVSRTFNGQELPSWIPNFTAPLITTRLWSPRFRAGVSPDTPAVILPDDDAHTLRLNGIFHDEIVSVEPQIGTSTATSFRPPNWLELILSLDKTYLPTGDNRVEALWRTLMTNKLSSTSDNPVQDARSSFRFFIQKALWSLTHKSDKDTITNLNLIRETDDNNTLPTWEEVQQYGEKDEVGKPRGRVRIDDRDFDQTFVHFYRGRLLYRTKRGYLGLGPWSVQPGDEVWVTAGARTPFILRKPSSDDSSRTERRSLVGETYVHGIMDGEAISGGQTFQPVSLV; from the coding sequence ATGAAGGTTCGAACATTTAAATATGAGTCACTTCCTACTCCGACATCGATCCGAGTAGTCACACTACTCCATGGCGAGTCCGAAATTACCGTGTTTGGGGTACCCCTTATCCCACTATCTATACAAATTGTCGACCTCAACGACAACCCACGCTTCCAGGCTTTATCATATACTTGGGGATCACCATTTCCACCTGAACTGGAGAGGTCCAAGAATTATGGCCCAAAGAACAAATTCCCGGTTGCCATCAACGGACAACTATCCTTCTTGACTAGGAATTTATTCGAGTTTCTGCAGCGTCTGAAGACCGAGAAATTAAACGTGGATCGGCGTACCAAGCCATATAACAAAACCCGTCTAATCGAGGCAGCCGAAGCTGGCAGCGTGAATGATGTGTACTTTTGGATGGCCCGAGGCGCGGACCTGGCGGCGCAAGACATGTTTGGAGAAACGGCTCTACATTACGCCGCTGAGAATGGGTATTTTGAAGTCGTCAAGATACTTGTAGAGGCTGGTTCGGATGTGCAGCGACGGGACTCCTCCAGGCGGACACCTCTTGATTGTGCGAAGATGCGTAAGCGTCGAAAATATGCAGAGGTTATTGAATACTTGGAGCGACCTGATATCCACCAGATAGTTGGGAGTAAGCCACGGCCACTCTCTCCGATGGATAGTCAACAGTTTTGGATTGATGCGATATGTATTAATCAAGATGATATCGCGGAGCGTAACGCGCAAGTAGCCATCATGTCCATGATCTACACGAAATCATCGGGTGTATTTGTCTGGCTGGGTGTGGATGATGAGAGCACTATGCGCGCCGCCGAAGCCacacatcttccatctcaggAAGGTATGGACATGTGGTACAACGATGTGCTGAACAATCATGTTATGGAGGACCCGGAGACGCGCGTTGCAAAACAAGGATCTAATGAGGCTGCCTTAAAATACCAAGCGGTTGTGAATTTGTTCCGACGAACCTGGTTTCAGCGTGTGTGGATCATTCAAGAGATCGCGTTGGCCAAGCAGATTCGGATTTTCTGCGGTCGCGTCGAGTTTGAATACCACAAGTTATTTAATCTGTTTCACAATCCTAATTTCACTTCTCATGTTACCAGCCGGTCTCTGTCCCAAGCCCTTGAGTTGGCCCGGTGGAAGGGAATTGGAGGGAGTGAATTGAGTACCTTGACTGATATTCGACTCCGGACATCCAAACAAGTCTTTGAAAGACGGGTGATGGATGAGTatgtgaagaagaatggcatcACGCTGGTCTCTACATGGGAGCACAAATTGAGTCTTTCGCTGCTGGCTAGTAAGGTTTGGTCTTTTCGAGCGACTGACCCGAGAGACAAAGTCTTCGCTTTAATAGGTATATCCCGGTTGCCAGATGACCCTAAAAAGAGGATAGTTGCCGATTACTCCAAGTCTACATCTGAAGTATTCATCCAATTTGCCAAAATATTCATGCAGGGAGCCCCCGATGAGCCGCTGCAGACGTGGCACACGGGGGAGTGTGAGGTTTTCGAGTGTCTTGAAGGCCTGTCCTTCGTACAGGAGAGTCCAGATGTCTCTCGTACTTTCAATGGTCAGGAATTGCCATCGTGGATCCCCAACTTCACTGCTCCTCTTATAACCACACGTCTGTGGTCACCACGCTTCCGAGCAGGTGTTAGCCCAGATACCCCAGCTGTGATTCTTCCCGACGACGACGCTCATACCCTGCGACTGAATGGTATCTTCCACGACGAGATAGTTAGTGTGGAACCTCAAATCGGCACATCAACAGCTACATCCTTCCGTCCGCCAAACTGGCTAGAACTGATCTTATCCTTGGACAAAACTTACCTCCCTACTGGGGATAACCGTGTTGAGGCACTTTGGCGTACCTTGATGACGAACAAGCTATCATCAACCTCAGACAACCCGGTCCAAGATGCCAGATCCTCCTTTCGCTTTTTTATACAAAAGGCTCTCTGGAGTCTCACGCATAAATCGGATAAAGACACCATCACTaatctcaatctcatccgCGAAACCGATGATAACAACACATTACCGACTTGGGAGGAGGTTCAACAATACGGAGAAAAGGATGAAGTGGGAAAACCTCGGGGAAGGGTCAGGATTGATGACCGTGATTTTGACCAGACGTTTGTCCATTTCTATCGAGGACGATTGCTTTATCGAACTAAACGGGGGTACCTCGGGCTTGGTCCCTGGTCTGTGCAGCCTGGGGATGAGGTATGGGTGACTGCTGGGGCACGAACGCCGTTTATTTTGAGAAAGCCCTCGAGCGATGATTCTTCGAGGACAGAGAGACGAAGTTTGGTCGGGGAAACGTATGTTCATGGGATTATGGATGGAGAAGCGATTTCTGGCGGTCAGACCTTTCAGCCTGTCTCTCTTGTTTAG
- a CDS encoding lipase family protein (predicted protein) gives MFSLARLGTVAGLFLLAQAAPASLRRDVSSSLLNNLDLFAQYSAAAYCDENLNSTGTKLTCSVGNCPLVEAASTQSLDEFNESSSYGNPAGYLAADETNKLLVLSFRGSADLANWVANLNFGLEDASDLCSGCEVHSGFWKAWSEIADTITSKVESALSDHSDYSLVLTGHSYGAALAALAATALRNSGHSVELYNYGQPRLGNEALATYITDQNKGGNYRVTHTNDIVPKLPPTLLGYHHFSPEYYISSADEATVTTTDVTEVTGIDATGGNDGTDGTSIDAHRWYFIYISECS, from the exons ATGTTTAGTCTCGCGCGATTGGGGACCGTTGCAGGTCTATTTTTACTGGCTCAGGCTGCCCCGGCTTCACTGCGCAGAG ATGTCAGCTCTTCCCTTCTCAATAACCTGGATCTCTTTGCACAGTACAGCGCCGCCGCATACTGTGATGAGAACCTGAACTCTACGGGGACCAAGTTGACATGCTCTGTTGGCAACTGTCCTTTGGTAGAAGCGGCCTCTACCCAATCATTGGATGAATTCAACGA ATCGTCATCCTACGGCAACCCCGCCGGGTACCTCGCCGCTGATGAGACTAACAAGCTCCTAGTCCTGTCCTTCCGGGGTAGCGCTGACTTGGCCAATTGGGTCGCCAACCTGAATTTTGGTCTCGAGGATGCCAGCGATCTGTGTTCTGGGTGCGAAGTGCACAGCGGCTTCTGGAAGGCATGGAGTGAAATCGCCGACACCATCACTTCCAAAGTGGAATCAGCTTTGTCGGATCATTCCGATTATTCCTTGGTCTTGACCGGACATAGTTACGGCGCTGCGCTGGCAGCCCTCGCAGCGACTGCTCTGCGGAACTCCGGCCATAGTGTTGAGCTG TACAACTACGGTCAACCTCGACTTGGAAACGAGGCATTGGCAACATATATCACGGACCAAAACAAGGGTGGCAACTATCGCGTTACGCACACTAATGATATTGTGCCTAAACTGCCACCCACGCTGCTCGGGTATCACCACTTCAGCCCAGAGTACTATATCAGCAGCGCCGACGAGGCAACGGTGACCACCACTGATGTGACTGAGGTTACGGGAATCGATGCTACGGGCGGTAATGATGGAACCGACGGAACTAGCATCGATGCTCATCGGTGGTACTTTATTTATATTAGCGAATGTTCATAG
- a CDS encoding uncharacterized protein (predicted protein), producing the protein MQRDMMFARRHSGQTALRAGRSLLPQYHPMTQPVLPASLRTMQTVINLQSKETKEQAIDFERQILNPERTETCKSGSDDEVGHHKCSYDPSTTTPESEYLADEAESLLDGKGHHPLFVSPANLEVSHYIDPMSEGAVQGAARLGPSGKGWTRKHREVHIKDVPGSQYERYEKLLQELRKPKQSETR; encoded by the exons ATGCAGAGAGACATGATGTTCGCCAGACGACACAGTGGCCAGACAGCTCTCAGAGCAGGGCGTTCACTGCTTCCTCAATACCATCCTATGACCCAGCCGGTTTTACCAGCTTCCCTGCGGACGATGCAAACGGTGATCAACCTTCAATCGAAAGAGACCAAGGAACAGGCTATCGACTTCGAACGCCAAATACTTAACCCCGAACGAACAGAAACCTGTAAATCAGGCTCCGACGATGAAGTTGGTCACCATAAATGCTCCTATGATCCGTCTACAACCACACCTGAGAGCGAGTATCTGGCCGACGAGGCAGAGTCCTTACTCGATGGTAAAGGCCATCATCCGCTGTTCGTTAGCCCGGCGAATTTAGAAGTCAGTCATTATATCGATCCCATGTCTGAAGGGGCTGTGCAGGGTGCTGCCAGGCTGGGCCCTAGTGGGAAGGGCTGGACCCGGAAACATAGGGAGGTGCATATCAAAGATGTTCCTGGGAGTCAGTATGAGCGTTATGAGAAGCTTTTGCAGGAACTGAGGAAGCCAAAACAAAG TGAAACCCGCTAA
- a CDS encoding glutaminyl-peptide cyclotransferase family protein (glutaminyl cyclase), whose translation MHSKLPRFSILLQTALTLLLTVTHTLAYRPISNKTLTHLPRPNTDFNIHNGTLLSPNLQTRVPGSPGSEATRSHFTNFFAKTLPHWKIEFQNSTAKSDTNEIPIINIIATRDPPGIPAGNISRLTLVAHYDSMNSPEGFIGAIDSAAPCAIIMHAVRSIDAALSRKWGTLPTVQKAEGIQVIFTDGEEAIYPDWMEILFGARSLAAEWENTRYPPASRYSSRLKAISLFVLLDLLGSREPKIASYFNTTHHVYKRAAVLEKRLRGLNQFKSTGTRPWFVDVDRDTIGANRFPIYDDQVPFEERGVDVLHLIDANPDTGRFPNVWHTLEDTGENLDLDVLGDWSVLLIAFMVEWLESEGYMI comes from the coding sequence ATGCATTCCAAACTCCCCCGCTTTAGCATCCTGCTACAGACAGCGCTCACTCTCCTACTAACCGTCACTCATACACTCGCATACCGGCCCATATCCAACAAGACCCTAACTCACCTCCCCCGACCAAACACAGACTTCAACATCCACAATGGTACACTTCTCTCCCCTAACCTCCAAACCCGCGTCCCAGGAAGCCCAGGCTCTGAAGCAACGAGATCTCACTTCACtaacttcttcgccaaaaCACTCCCACACTGGAAAATCGAATTCCAAAACTCCACAGCCAAATCCGACACCAATGAAATACCTATCATAAACATCATCGCCACTCGTGATCCACCGGGTATCCCGGCAGGTAACATCAGCAGATTAACCCTAGTAGCTCATTACGACAGCATGAATTCCCCAGAAGGGTTCATCGGCGCAATAGATAGTGCAGCTCCCTGCGCGATAATCATGCATGCCGTACGAAGTATCGATGCAGCGTTGAGTCGCAAATGGGGTACGTTACCTACGGTACAGAAAGCGGAGGGTATACAAGTTATCTTCAcagatggagaggaggcaATTTATCCTGACTGGATGGAGATATTATTCGGGGCGCGATCATTAGCTGCGGAGTGGGAGAATACGCGGTATCCGCCGGCATCTAGGTATTCGAGTCGGTTAAAGGCTATCTCCTTATTTGTCTTGCTGGATCTCCTTGGGTCGAGGGAGCCGAAAATTGCATCGTATTTTAATACGACACACCATGTATATAAGCGGGCTGCTGTGCTTGAGAAGCGGTTAAGAGGGCTCAATCAGTTCAAGTCGACTGGCACCAGACCTTGgtttgttgatgttgatagaGATACAATTGGGGCGAACAGGTTTCCTATATATGATGATCAGGTGCCGTTCGAGGAACGGGGTGTGGATGTGCTGCATTTGATTGATGCCAATCCTGATACTGGGCGTTTTCCGAATGTGTGGCATACTTTGGAGGATACCGGGGAGAACTTGGATCTTGATGTTCTGGGGGACTGGAGTGTTTTGCTTATTGCTTTTATGGTTGAGTGGCTGGAGTCGGAGGGTTATATGATTTGA
- a CDS encoding putative MFS transporter (predicted protein): MPHQDLDEKPPLHVQDAEIDEEVEALEGYVVDPSQYPDNAARLKTSPDGRFVLIPQPLDTPNDPLNWPSQKKWFLVAIVAYIALLADYTGGTAIITVIPQSMQWELSQATVQRAVVGNLFTIGACGLFVVPLAHYFGRLPVTLFFQCVMVGTCAWSAAATSFPSYLAARIINGFFCSVGQGGALMWIKDLFFFHEHPKVINYVEFSIIMSPYLGPLITSFIVSGVSWRWAFWLCTIMSGVGLILILFLDESLFDRKHPPSSRGSYISRLTGAQQSKDWKHKSLVQCLALPVIAITKIPVLTILVYYFLNFAWVIGVNTTIGIWLTNIYGFSTRGIGYFYFFGIVGVLVGWFAGHFLHDGVGQYYIKRHNGRLDPEARLIITYPATIICCISLIILGLAFQYHWHYMVIAVFAATQCIGVMIVTTAINAYLLDSYPEGSGVVGAWVTASRNWAGFMATYIQIDWVTRLGPAKALGIQAAITFASVFCMVFLQVYGKRLRQWQGRMVFSWEGKK; this comes from the exons ATGCCACACCAGGATTTGGATGAGAAGCCGCCACTTCATGTCCAAGATGCTGAAATTGATGAGGAGGTAGAAGCTCTGGAAGGATATGTCGTTGATCCTAGCCAATATCCCGACAATGCAGCGCGCCTGAAAACTAGCCCAGACGGTCGCTTTGTTCTGATTCCGCAACCTCTCGATACACCCAATGATCCGCTAAATTGGCCGTCCCAGAAAAAATGGTTTCTTGTAGCAATAGTGGCTTATATCGCGCTGCTAGCCGATTACACCGGAGGCACCGCTATCATTACTGTTATTCCACAGTCGAT GCAGTGGGAGCTATCTCAAGCTACGGTACAGAGAGCAGTGGTCGGTAATCTGTTTACTATAGGCGCGTGTGGCCTCTTCGTAGTGCCTTTGGCGCATTACTTCGGGCGCCTACCGGTTACGCTTTTCTTCCAATGCGTCATGGTTGGCACCTGTGCATGGTCAGCCGCAGCCACCAGCTTTCCCTCTTATTTAGCCGCGCGCATTATCAACGGCTTCTTTTGTAGCGTTGGCCAAGGAGGAGCCCTAATGTGGATCAaagacctcttcttcttccacgaGCACCCCAAGGTAATCAATTATGTGGAGTTTTCCATTATCATGAGCCCGTACCTTGGCCCTTTGATCACCTCGTTCATCGTGTCTGGGGTCAGCTGGCGCTGGGCATTCTGGCTCTGCACAATCATGTCCGGAGTAGGCCTTATACtgattctctttcttgatgaATCATTGTTTGACCGCAAGCACCCACCGTCCTCCCGAGGGTCCTATATCAGCCGTCTCACCGGTGCGCAGCAATCGAAGGACTGGAAACATAAAAGCCTCGTTCAGTGTTTGGCATTGCCTGTTATAGCCATAACTAAGATACCGGTGCTCACCATCCTCGTCTACTACTTCCTCAACTTCGCCTGGGTCATCGGTGTCAACACGACGATCGGGATCTGGTTAACCAATATATATGGTTTCTCGACGAGAGGAATAG GATATTTCTACTTCTTCGGCATTGTCGGTGTcctggttggttggttcgCCGGGCACTTCCTGCACGACGGAGTTGGGCAGTACTACATCAAACGACACAACGGACGACTAGACCCCGAAGCTCGATTAATTATCACGTACCCTGCGACGATTATCTGCTGTATTAGTTTGATCATTTTGGGTCTGGCATTCCAGTATCACTGGCACTATATGGTAATTGCAGTGTTCGCGGCTACTCAATGCATAGGTGTCATGATCGTCACGACGGCTATCAATGCCTATCTCCTTGACTCATATCCGGAGGGTTCGGGCGTTGTGGGTGCATGGGTAACGGCCAGTCGCAACTGGGCGGGCTTCATGGCTACTTATATCCAGATTGACTGGGTGACACGACTTGGACCTGCCAAGGCATTGGGTATCCAGGCTGCTATCACTTTTGCttcggtgttttgtatggtTTTCTTGCAGGTTTATGGTAAACGACTGAGGCAATGGCAGGGCCGGATGGTGTTTAGctgggaagggaagaaataG
- a CDS encoding uncharacterized protein (predicted protein), which produces MSGGLIAGIAGINKTIAIASITHDDLTYGIYKLNTWVLTEMWFIIIFGSIPVLRPFFVRFTQDIKSAAGYGHSRSRTNPSDYLCSGRNNRESWMQLDDRSHSTYVTPVSTYAKTDSYLQRGENGDCTFGQQQSGRQILMTRHTSVESERC; this is translated from the exons ATGAGTGGAGGGCTCAT AGCTGGTATCGCCGGTATCAACAAAACAATCGCAATCGCCTCCATTACCCACGATGACCTGACGTACGGGATCTACAAGCTTAACACATGGGTGCTCACAGAAATGTGGTTTATTATCATATTTGGATCGATCCCAGTCCTCCGCCCGTTCTTCGTGCGTTTCACACAGGATATCAAAAGTGCCGCCGGATATGGTCATTCTCGAAGCCGTACCAATCCTTCCGATTACCTGTGTAGTGGCCGCAACAACCGTGAGTCTTGGATGCAGCTCGATGATAGGTCACATAGCACTTATGTGACGCCTGTTTCTACCTATGCGAAAACGGATTCATATCTACAACGTGGAGAAAATGGCGATTGTACTTTTGGGCAGCAACAGTCAGGAAGACAAATTTTGATGACGAGGCATACCAGCGTTGAGTCGGAGAGATGTTAG